A single Muntiacus reevesi chromosome 9, mMunRee1.1, whole genome shotgun sequence DNA region contains:
- the LOC136174897 gene encoding olfactory receptor 5W2-like codes for MERENCSSFTEFIFLGITDNTKNKVILFTMFLLVYLINLLANLGMITLIRMDPQLHTPMYFFLSHLSFCDLCYSTAIGPKMLVDLFAKIKSIPAYGCALQFLVLCTFVDSECLLLAVMAYDRYKAVSSPLLYAVSMSSRLCSLLMVGVYLVGVIDVLINTTLAFRLCFCGSNEINHFLCDVPPLLLISCSDTQVNELVIFMIFGFIELSSISGVLVSYCYIILSVLKIHSAEGRFKAFSTCTSHLTAVAIFQGTLLFMYFRPSSSYSLDEDKMTSLFYTLVIPMLNPLIYSLRNKDVKQALEKLKNKWF; via the coding sequence ATGGAAAGAGAGAATTGCTCctcctttactgaatttattttcttgggaattACTGATAACACTAAGAACAAAGTGATCCTATTTACAATGTTTCTCCTTGTTTATCTCATCAACCTTCTGGCAAATCTTGGAATGATAACTCTGATTAGGATGGATCCCCAgctgcacacacccatgtactttttcctcagccacctctccttcTGTGACCTCTGCTATTCCACAGCCATTGGCCCTAAGATGCTGGTGGACCTATTCGCCAAGATCAAATCAATCCCCGCCTATGGCTGTGCTCTGCAATTCTTGGTTCTCTGTACCTTTGTAGATTCTGAGTGTCTCCTGCTggcagtgatggcctatgaccggtacAAGGCCGTCAGCAGCCCCTTGCTCTATGCGGTCAGCATGTCCAGCAGGCTGTGCTCCCTGCTCATGGTGGGGGTTTACCTGGTGGGGGTGATAGATGTTTTGATAAACACAACATTAGCATTCCGCTTATGCTTCTGTGGGTCAAATGAGATTAACCACTTTTTATGTGATGTTCCTCCTCTCCTGTTGATATCTTGCTCAGACACACAGGTCAATGAGTTAGTGATATTCATGATTTTTGGCTTTATTGAATTAAGCTCCATTTCAGGAGTCCTTGTCTCTTATTGTTATATCATCCTATCAGTCTTGAAGATCCACTCTGCTGAAGGGAGGTTCAAAGCTTTCTCCACCTGTACCTCCCACCTAACTGCTGTGGCAATtttccagggaactctgctctttATGTATTTCAGGCCGAGTTCTTCATACTCTCTAGATGAAGACAAAATGACCTCATTGTTTTACACTCTTGTGATTCCTATGTTAAATCCTCTGATTTACAGCCTAAGAAACAAAGATGTAAAACAGGCCctggaaaaattgaaaaataaatggtttTAG